Proteins from a single region of Streptomyces sp. HUAS 15-9:
- a CDS encoding flippase-like domain-containing protein, with the protein MKQQGVHAEGAEGGSAVPARPDTADVHEKSPEETGHTTAPPNRADGPDDAHVDEVEGDEPLLPARVHRPSDLMRLLVGVLAIVVLLAIAAFAHGTTSGLEQDINKGTGQAPDLLIKIAGLASSIAILLVPVAFAIERLIKRDGLRIADGVLAAVLAHGVTLATDLWVARAAPDSIQEALTQPSPGDIHALTDPVHGYLAPVIAYMTAVGMSRRPRWRAVLWIVLMLDAFSMLVTGYTTPFSIILTVLIGWTVAYGTLYAVGSPNVRPTGQTLMAGLRHVGFHPVSAAREEAADTENGDRGRRYFVTLEDGPPLDVTVVDREQQAQGFFYRAWRNLTLRGFATRSSLQSLRQALEQEALLAYAAIAAGANAPKLIATSELGPDAVVLIYEHTGGRTLDALADEEITDELLRNTWHQVQALQSRRIAHRRLAGDAIVVDRSGTVILTDLRGGEIAAGDLLLRMDIAQLVTTLGLRVGAERAVASALRVLGPDAVADCLPMLQPIALTRSTRATLRKLARERAQREREAVLEASRQDRQARLEEGSDDSGPVLEKPDKKTVRAEQRAEKRAIDEALEEAREEDLLTQIRHEVLRIRPQAPVEPARLERVRPRTLISFIAGAIGAYYLLTQLTHIEFGTLFAQAQWGWVIAAVLFSALSYVAAAMALLGFVPERVPFVRTVAAQVAGSFVKIVAPAAVGGVALNTRFLQRAGVRPGLAVASVGASQLFGLGCHILMLLSFGYLTGTEKTPSLSPSRTVIAGLLTVAVLVLVVTSVPFLRKFVVTRVRSLFAGVVPRMLDVLQRPQKLVTGIGGMLLLTACFVMCLDASIRAFGDNSTSLSIASVAVVFLAGNALGSAAPTPGGVGAVEATLTVGLIAVGLPKEVAAPAVLLFRLLTLWLPVLPGWLAFNHLTRKGAL; encoded by the coding sequence ATGAAGCAGCAGGGCGTGCACGCCGAAGGCGCGGAGGGCGGCTCTGCCGTCCCTGCACGTCCGGACACCGCCGACGTGCACGAGAAGAGCCCTGAAGAGACGGGACACACGACGGCTCCGCCGAACCGGGCCGACGGCCCCGACGACGCTCACGTCGACGAGGTCGAGGGCGACGAACCGCTGCTCCCCGCGCGCGTGCACCGCCCCTCCGACCTGATGCGCCTCCTGGTGGGCGTGCTCGCCATCGTCGTCCTGCTCGCGATCGCCGCGTTCGCACACGGAACGACCTCGGGACTCGAGCAGGACATCAACAAGGGCACCGGCCAGGCACCCGATCTACTGATCAAGATCGCGGGACTGGCGTCGAGCATCGCGATCCTCCTGGTGCCGGTCGCGTTCGCGATCGAGCGGCTGATCAAACGGGACGGGCTGCGCATCGCCGACGGCGTGCTCGCGGCGGTCCTCGCACACGGAGTGACCCTCGCCACCGACCTGTGGGTCGCCAGAGCCGCCCCCGACTCGATCCAGGAGGCGCTCACCCAGCCGTCCCCCGGTGACATCCACGCCCTGACCGACCCGGTGCACGGCTACCTGGCCCCCGTCATCGCGTACATGACGGCCGTCGGCATGTCCCGGCGGCCCCGCTGGCGTGCCGTGCTGTGGATCGTGCTGATGCTCGACGCGTTCTCGATGCTGGTCACCGGCTACACGACACCGTTCTCGATCATTCTGACGGTGCTGATCGGCTGGACCGTGGCCTACGGGACGCTGTACGCGGTCGGCTCCCCCAACGTCCGTCCCACGGGACAGACCCTGATGGCCGGCCTGCGGCACGTCGGGTTCCACCCCGTCTCGGCGGCCCGCGAGGAGGCCGCGGACACGGAGAACGGCGACCGCGGCCGACGCTACTTCGTCACCCTGGAGGACGGCCCGCCGCTCGACGTCACGGTGGTCGACCGGGAGCAGCAGGCGCAGGGCTTCTTCTACCGCGCGTGGCGCAATCTGACCCTGCGCGGCTTCGCCACCCGCAGCAGCCTGCAGTCGCTGCGCCAGGCGCTGGAGCAGGAGGCCCTGCTCGCTTACGCGGCCATCGCGGCCGGCGCCAACGCGCCCAAGCTGATCGCGACCTCCGAGCTGGGCCCCGACGCCGTCGTGCTCATCTACGAGCACACCGGCGGGCGCACCCTGGACGCGCTGGCGGATGAGGAGATCACCGACGAACTGCTGCGCAACACCTGGCACCAGGTGCAGGCGCTGCAGTCGCGGCGCATCGCGCACCGCAGGCTGGCGGGTGACGCGATTGTGGTGGATCGTTCCGGCACGGTGATCCTCACCGATCTGCGCGGTGGCGAGATCGCGGCCGGCGATCTGCTGCTGCGCATGGACATCGCCCAGCTGGTCACCACGCTCGGCCTGCGGGTGGGCGCCGAGCGGGCCGTGGCCTCCGCGCTCCGTGTCCTCGGTCCGGACGCCGTCGCCGACTGCCTGCCGATGCTCCAGCCGATCGCGCTGACCCGCTCCACGCGCGCGACGCTGCGAAAACTGGCCCGCGAGCGGGCGCAGCGGGAGCGCGAGGCGGTCCTCGAGGCATCACGGCAGGACAGGCAGGCCCGCCTGGAGGAGGGCTCGGACGACAGCGGCCCCGTACTCGAGAAGCCCGACAAGAAGACGGTGCGCGCGGAACAGCGGGCCGAGAAGCGGGCCATCGACGAAGCTCTGGAGGAGGCCCGCGAAGAGGATCTGCTGACGCAGATCCGGCACGAGGTGCTGCGGATCAGGCCGCAGGCGCCCGTGGAGCCGGCCCGCCTGGAGCGGGTGCGGCCGCGCACGCTGATCAGCTTCATCGCGGGCGCCATCGGCGCGTACTACCTGCTGACCCAGCTCACGCACATCGAGTTCGGCACCCTCTTCGCCCAGGCCCAGTGGGGCTGGGTGATCGCGGCGGTGCTGTTCTCGGCGCTCAGCTATGTCGCCGCTGCCATGGCACTGCTGGGATTCGTGCCCGAGCGGGTGCCCTTCGTACGGACCGTGGCGGCACAGGTCGCCGGGTCCTTCGTGAAGATCGTGGCGCCGGCCGCGGTCGGCGGTGTCGCGCTCAACACGCGCTTCCTGCAGCGCGCGGGGGTACGGCCCGGCCTCGCGGTGGCGAGCGTCGGCGCCTCGCAGCTGTTCGGGCTCGGCTGCCACATCCTGATGCTGCTGTCCTTCGGCTATCTGACCGGCACCGAGAAGACCCCGTCACTGTCGCCGTCCCGTACGGTCATCGCGGGCCTGCTCACGGTGGCGGTGCTCGTGCTCGTGGTGACCTCGGTGCCGTTCCTGCGGAAATTCGTCGTCACGCGCGTGAGGTCGCTGTTCGCGGGTGTGGTGCCGCGCATGCTGGACGTGCTGCAGCGGCCGCAGAAGCTGGTCACCGGCATCGGCGGCATGCTCCTGCTCACCGCGTGCTTCGTGATGTGCCTGGACGCGTCGATCCGGGCGTTCGGCGACAACTCCACCTCGCTCAGCATCGCCAGCGTCGCCGTCGTCTTCCTCGCCGGAAACGCGCTCGGGTCCGCGGCGCCGACCCCGGGCGGTGTGGGCGCGGTGGAGGCGACCCTGACCGTCGGACTCATCGCCGTCGGCCTTCCCAAGGAGGTCGCCGCACCGGCCGTCCTGCTGTTCCGGCTCCTGACGCTGTGGCTGCCGGTGCTGCCGGGCTGGCTGGCCTTCAACCACCTGACGCGCAAGGGCGCCCTGTAG
- a CDS encoding MGMT family protein, whose protein sequence is MSEENLPEGARAGGTQALPEYAERVLDVAERIPPGRVMTYGDVAEWLEEGGPRQVGRVMALYGGAVPWWRVVRADGVLLAGHELRALDHYRAEGTPLKEASRAAEGHLPRLDLRRARWDGDEGAEGHT, encoded by the coding sequence ATGAGCGAGGAGAACCTTCCTGAGGGCGCCCGGGCGGGAGGCACGCAGGCGCTGCCGGAGTACGCCGAGAGGGTTCTCGACGTCGCCGAGCGGATTCCGCCCGGTCGTGTCATGACGTACGGGGACGTCGCCGAGTGGCTGGAGGAGGGCGGTCCGCGCCAGGTCGGCCGCGTGATGGCCCTCTACGGGGGAGCCGTGCCGTGGTGGCGCGTCGTGCGCGCCGACGGGGTGCTGCTGGCGGGCCACGAACTGCGGGCCCTCGACCACTATCGCGCGGAGGGCACCCCTTTGAAGGAGGCGAGCAGGGCCGCCGAGGGCCACCTGCCGCGGCTCGACCTGAGACGTGCGCGGTGGGACGGCGACGAGGGCGCGGAGGGTCACACCTGA
- a CDS encoding ATP-dependent helicase: MSSSSSTRRLPHPQVRQGNRGAYRLVRTPPAEQGPPRLDVAQRAVVDHRSGPLLVLAGPGTGKTTTLVESVAARIARGGDPARILVLTFSRKAAVELRDRMAQRLGAARAPRATTFHSYCYALVRAHQDSDLFVEPLRLLSGPEQDVTVRELLAGEPDLERLGLTHVRWPDELRACLTTRGFADEVRAVLARSRELGLGPDALDAFARRIGRPDWRAAAAFLAEYLDVLDMQGVLDYAELVHRAVLLARRPGAAARLAAQYDALYVDEYQDTDPAQVRLLHALAGGGRTLVAFGDPDQSIYAFRGADVNGILDFPVAFPRADGRPAPVEVLRTSRRFGAALLAATRLVTQRMPLTRLPADKVRAHRELVPARDGGRVEAYTYPTAGTELDNIADILRRAHLEDGVPWGEMAVLVRAGSRTIPTVRRALTAAGVPLDIDGDDLALRHEPAVAPLLTALRAVATAEAARGVRPVKTAERSADRAEQSTDRSEEDPAPDTSWLTSETALTLLTSPLAGMDAADLRRLGRALREEERVAGNPLPPPSDELLAQALAEPERLVAHDPVYARGAQRLGALLRKARECLAGGGTAEEALWELWQGTPWPTRLERAARRGGAAGRNADRDLDAVCALFATAARAEERTGGRGALNFLEQIEAEDIAADTLTRRAVRPDAVRLMTAHRSKGLEWRLVVVAGVQEGLWPDLRRRGSLLEADRIGRDGLAEPLTPGALLAEERRLFYVAATRARERLVVTAVKAPADDGDRPSRFLTELGVEPRDVTGRPRRPLSVAALVAELRATTVDPRASATLREAAARRLARLAALADEDGRPLVPSAHPYRWWGMFEPTESKVPLRNRDEPVVLSGSALDQLANTCALQWFLGREVKADAPATAAQGFGNVVHVLADEVASGRTPADLAVLMERLESVWNALAFDAPWKSAQEMEHARAALERFLKWHVLDRTGRTAVASEHDFDVTLEAGDYEVRIRGQMDRVETDGEGRAYVVDFKTGKQPVSAAEVARHPQLAVYQLAVGAGAVDEAFGGVRPEPGGAELVQLRQGAPRRDGGETLPKVQAQEPPAGEWVGDLLATAAGKVLDERFTPSTGQHCAHCAFRASCSARPEGRHVVE; the protein is encoded by the coding sequence GTGAGCTCCTCTTCCTCCACCAGGCGACTGCCGCACCCCCAGGTGCGGCAGGGGAACCGTGGCGCTTACCGACTGGTCCGTACTCCGCCGGCCGAACAGGGTCCCCCTCGTCTTGACGTCGCCCAGCGCGCGGTGGTTGACCACCGGTCCGGTCCGCTGCTCGTTCTCGCAGGTCCCGGCACCGGCAAGACCACCACGCTCGTGGAGTCCGTGGCCGCGCGGATCGCCCGGGGCGGGGACCCCGCGCGGATCCTCGTGCTGACGTTCAGCCGCAAGGCGGCCGTCGAACTCCGCGACCGCATGGCCCAGCGCCTGGGGGCGGCCAGGGCACCCCGGGCCACCACATTCCACTCGTACTGCTACGCCCTGGTCCGTGCCCACCAGGACAGCGACCTGTTCGTGGAGCCGCTGCGGCTCCTCTCCGGCCCCGAGCAGGACGTCACCGTTCGTGAGCTGCTCGCGGGCGAGCCCGACCTGGAACGGCTCGGCCTCACGCACGTGCGCTGGCCGGACGAACTGCGCGCGTGCCTGACCACCCGCGGCTTCGCCGACGAGGTCCGCGCGGTGCTCGCCCGCAGCCGGGAACTGGGCCTGGGCCCCGACGCCCTGGATGCCTTCGCCCGCCGGATCGGCCGCCCCGACTGGCGGGCCGCCGCCGCGTTCCTTGCCGAGTACCTCGACGTGCTCGACATGCAGGGGGTGCTCGACTACGCGGAACTCGTCCACCGTGCGGTGCTGCTGGCCCGCCGCCCCGGGGCCGCGGCCCGGCTCGCCGCGCAGTACGACGCCTTGTACGTCGACGAGTACCAGGACACCGACCCGGCCCAGGTGCGCCTGCTGCACGCCCTGGCCGGCGGCGGCCGCACCCTGGTCGCCTTCGGCGACCCCGACCAGTCGATCTACGCGTTCCGGGGCGCGGACGTGAACGGCATCCTGGACTTCCCGGTGGCCTTCCCGCGCGCGGACGGCCGTCCGGCTCCCGTCGAGGTCCTGCGGACCTCCCGCCGCTTCGGCGCCGCCCTGCTGGCCGCCACCCGTCTGGTGACCCAGCGCATGCCGCTGACCCGCCTGCCCGCCGACAAGGTACGGGCCCATCGTGAGCTCGTCCCGGCCCGGGACGGAGGCCGAGTCGAGGCGTACACGTACCCCACGGCCGGTACGGAGCTGGACAACATCGCCGACATCCTCCGCAGGGCGCACCTGGAGGACGGCGTTCCCTGGGGCGAGATGGCCGTCCTGGTGCGTGCCGGATCCCGCACCATCCCGACGGTCCGCCGCGCCCTCACGGCCGCCGGCGTCCCCCTGGACATCGACGGCGACGACCTGGCGCTGCGCCATGAGCCGGCGGTGGCACCGCTGTTGACGGCACTCAGGGCGGTGGCGACGGCGGAGGCGGCCCGGGGCGTACGGCCCGTGAAGACCGCCGAGCGGTCCGCAGATCGAGCCGAGCAGTCCACGGATCGATCCGAAGAGGACCCGGCTCCGGACACCTCCTGGCTCACCAGCGAGACCGCCCTGACCCTGCTCACCTCCCCCCTCGCCGGCATGGATGCGGCCGACCTGCGCCGTCTCGGCCGGGCCCTGCGCGAGGAGGAGCGCGTGGCCGGCAACCCGCTGCCGCCGCCCTCGGACGAACTGCTCGCACAGGCTCTCGCCGAACCCGAGCGCCTGGTCGCGCATGATCCCGTGTACGCCCGCGGGGCCCAGCGGCTCGGCGCACTGCTCAGGAAGGCACGGGAGTGCCTCGCGGGCGGCGGCACGGCAGAAGAGGCGCTGTGGGAGCTTTGGCAGGGCACCCCGTGGCCCACCCGTCTGGAGCGGGCCGCCCGGCGCGGTGGCGCGGCCGGCCGCAACGCCGACCGTGACCTGGACGCCGTGTGCGCGCTGTTCGCGACCGCCGCGCGCGCGGAGGAGCGCACGGGCGGCCGGGGCGCTCTGAACTTCCTGGAGCAGATCGAGGCCGAGGACATCGCCGCCGACACGCTCACCCGGCGTGCCGTACGGCCGGACGCCGTCCGTCTGATGACCGCGCACCGCTCCAAGGGTCTGGAGTGGCGCCTGGTCGTGGTCGCCGGTGTCCAGGAAGGCCTCTGGCCGGACCTGCGCCGCCGCGGCTCCCTCCTGGAGGCCGACCGCATCGGCCGCGACGGACTCGCCGAACCGCTCACCCCCGGCGCACTGCTCGCCGAGGAGCGCCGCCTCTTCTACGTCGCCGCCACACGCGCGCGTGAACGCCTCGTCGTCACCGCGGTGAAGGCGCCCGCGGACGACGGCGACCGGCCCTCCCGTTTCCTGACGGAACTCGGCGTCGAGCCGCGGGACGTCACCGGCCGCCCCCGCCGCCCGCTGTCCGTGGCCGCGCTCGTCGCCGAGCTGCGCGCCACGACCGTCGACCCGCGCGCTTCCGCCACCCTCCGCGAGGCCGCCGCCCGCCGGCTCGCCCGGCTCGCGGCGCTCGCCGACGAGGACGGCCGCCCACTGGTCCCGTCGGCCCACCCCTACCGCTGGTGGGGCATGTTCGAGCCGACCGAGAGCAAGGTGCCGCTGCGCAACCGCGACGAGCCCGTGGTCCTGTCCGGCAGTGCCCTCGACCAGCTCGCCAACACGTGCGCCCTCCAGTGGTTCCTGGGCCGCGAGGTGAAGGCCGACGCGCCCGCCACCGCCGCCCAGGGCTTCGGCAACGTCGTACACGTCCTCGCCGACGAGGTCGCCTCCGGACGCACCCCCGCCGACCTCGCCGTCCTCATGGAGCGCCTGGAGTCGGTGTGGAACGCGCTCGCCTTCGACGCGCCATGGAAATCGGCGCAGGAGATGGAGCACGCGCGCGCGGCGCTCGAACGCTTCCTGAAGTGGCATGTGCTGGACCGCACCGGGCGCACAGCCGTGGCGAGCGAGCACGACTTCGACGTCACCCTCGAAGCGGGCGACTACGAGGTGCGCATTCGCGGCCAGATGGACCGCGTCGAGACGGACGGCGAGGGACGCGCGTACGTCGTGGACTTCAAGACCGGCAAGCAGCCGGTCAGCGCGGCCGAGGTGGCCCGCCATCCGCAGCTCGCCGTCTACCAACTGGCCGTCGGCGCGGGAGCCGTGGACGAGGCCTTCGGCGGTGTACGTCCCGAACCGGGCGGCGCCGAACTCGTGCAGCTGCGGCAGGGCGCGCCCAGGCGCGACGGCGGCGAGACCCTGCCCAAGGTGCAGGCCCAGGAGCCGCCGGCGGGGGAATGGGTCGGCGACCTGCTGGCCACCGCCGCCGGAAAGGTCCTCGACGAGCGGTTCACGCCGAGCACCGGCCAGCACTGCGCGCACTGTGCGTTCCGAGCGTCGTGCAGCGCGCGGCCGGAGGGACGGCACGTGGTCGAGTAG